From the genome of Metarhizium brunneum chromosome 4, complete sequence, one region includes:
- the asa-1 gene encoding ASTRA-associated protein 1, translating into MASPVPSPKFILRGHKAAVHAATFIRQNERLVTGDSEGFVVLWDLTVMRPRAVWRAHENAILGVRGWGEDKLITHGRDHKLIVWKIAREDESGLSTVLPLDGVDVERRRPWVVHLLEVNTMNFCSFAACPLEDSQYSPFLGTSPEILVAVPNTLASESVDIYTLPSQTRAYTVQPGPKNGMAMSLSLAHLEKRLTLVAAFENGYASVHRLTPEGSWITTYRTQAHSQPILSLDLRPDLKCFFTSGADAIVAKHPIPTAPQEVAKPFNPSERVIEEIDEDPKQNISLLSSTSKPEYAKGKDHDAVLEEWKHPRKVTNTKHSGQQSLEVRSDGAIFATAGWDSKIRLYSCKSLKELAVLKWHKDGAYAVTFSDVGPETSQTVDTDREAQVGCEVQQADDAIDVSRLSVQDRRIHRVKAAHWVAAGAKDGKVSLWDMY; encoded by the exons ATGGCTAGCCCTGTCCCGTCTCCCAAGTTCATCCTCCGTGGGCACAAGGCCGCCGTCCATGCAGCCACATTCATCAGGCAGAATGAGCGGCTTGTGACGGGAGATTCCGAAGGCTTCGTGGTGCTATGGGATCTTACCGTTATGAGACCTCGGGCTGTTTGGCGCGCACATGAGAATGCAATACTGGGAGTACGAGGGTGGGGAGAAGACAAGCTTATCAC ACATGGTCGAGATCATAAACTTATTGTTTGGAAGATTGCGAGAGAAGATGAGAGTGGCTTAAGCACAGTCCTGCCGTTGGATGGTGTGGATGTCGAAAGACGTCGTCCCTGGGTGGTTCATCTACTGGAAGTAAATACGATGAACTTTTGCTCATTCGCAGCTTGTCCGTTAGAAGATTCTCAATACTCGCCGTTTCTTGGAACATCTCCCGAAATTCTGGTAGCTGTTCCAAACACTCTCGCATCAGAATCT GTTGATATATATACATTGCCATCACAAACGCGTGCCTACACAGTCCAACCGGGACCAAAAAATGGCATGGCAATGAGCCTGTCCCTGGCTCACCTTGAGAAACGCCTGACGTTGGTTGCTGCTTTTGAAAATGGATATGCGTCTGTTCACCGATTGACTCCTGAGGGGAGTTGGATCACGACATACAGGACACAGGCACATTCGCAACCCATTCTATCCCTAGACCTCCGGCCAGACTTGAAATGCTTCTTTACATCGGGGGCAGATGCCATTGTTGCCAAACACCCGATCCCGACGGCCCCGCAAGAGGTGGCCAAGCCATTCAATCCTTCTGAGCGAGTTATAGAAGAAATCGACGAGGACCCCAAACAAAATATTTCTCTTCTTTCAAGTACCTCAAAACCAGAATATGCAAAGGGGAAAGACCACGATGCTGTATTGGAAGAGTGGAAACATCCGAGAAAAGTAACCAATACGAAACATTCGGGGCAACAGAGTCTCGAGGTCCGATCTGACGGAGCAATCTTCGCAACTGCTGGGTGGGACTCCAAGATTCGACTATACTCCTGCAAGAGCCTCAAAGAACTGGCTGTTCTGAAGTGGCACAAGGACGGTGCTTACGCCGTCACTTTCTCGGATGTGGGACCAGAGACTTCGCAAACTGTCGACACGGACAGAGAGGCACAAGTCGGTTGCGAGGTGCAGCAAGCTGATGACGCTATTGATGTGAGTCGACTGTCTGTTCAAGATAGACGAATTCACCGCGTCAAGGCAGCTCATTGGGTTGCGGCTGGGGCCAAGGATGGCAAAGTGAGTCTCTGGGACATGTACTGA